The following nucleotide sequence is from Triticum dicoccoides isolate Atlit2015 ecotype Zavitan chromosome 7B, WEW_v2.0, whole genome shotgun sequence.
TGTATGCATACCCCCATAGATTGCGCACCAAAACAATTGCAAGAGCAACCGATACGCTTGACGCAATTCCTAGGACCATGATCACCTGGGTCGCCAAACGGGCAGCATCCGGTCGTCCAGCACCCAGTTCATTCGATACACGGGTGCTACATACACACGTAATTCAAGGATACATATCAGTTTCCAGCTTTGTACGTAGTTGCCACAAGTATCTATATATCAATAGCATCGGCAAGGTACGAGTTCATTCTGACCTTATAGCTGCACTAAGCCCATACGGGACCCTGAATACCAGTGAGATAGTATTTACACTGCAGGAAATTCAACCGCATGTTactataaaaaaaataaaaaatatatccaAACCAAGTACAGATTTTGAAAGGAAAGGAAATTCACCTAATTGATAGTACCGATGCCTCGAGCTTAGGATTTGGCAGAAATCCGGAAGCAAGTATCAGGAGTTCAAACGACCACCACTCCcagctgtttgtgtaaatatgcatGTTTATGTTGGATGAAATTAATTAAACCGGTCAACTAGAGATGGAAAATCTGCACCTGAACTGCAGCATATGGAACTCAAACTCACCAAACCATAAGGGCTGATGGGACGGCAAGCCTCAAGAAACTGAGGATGTCGCGGAATGCCTCCGTCGACAACCCCGTCCAAGTGCTCCTACAAGATGGGGAGATCCTGATGTAGAGAGCCAAGATGGACACATTGGTGAGGTAGGAGATTGTATTGGCCAAGGCAGCACCCTTGTTGCCCAGGCCAAGCTTGTAGACCAGCAGCCAGCACACCAAGATGTGGTTCAGCGCTGTGATGCCTGAGCTCAGCATCACCGGGAGGACCATGTTCTGAGTTTGCAGGAACCTGACATGGCACTGCAGCGGACCATAGACAAACAGCGACGGAATCATCCAACGGATGTAGCTCCCTGCTTCCATGGCAATCTCAGGGTCCTGTCCAAACAACAGAAGGATCTGGCCGGTGTATCCCCAGATTACGGCAACCACGACGCTCACCGGAGTGAGCACAAGGATTGCCCTCTGCTTGTAGATGCCAAGAAGATGGTGCTGCTTTGCTCCAAATGCTTGCCCACACAGCGTGTCCAGGCTGCTCGACATGCCAGATTGAAATTCAATGCAATCATTTCGAGTTTATGATGTCCAGGAGGTCCATCTAAGTTGGTGCAtcgatcaatggaaaggaaaaaaaattgtcataccaACAAGCTGAAGCCAGTTACGCCAGCGAAGGAGGTTGCAATGGAGGCACTCGAGAGAGCGAGTTTGCCGAGATGACCCACAAACATGACGGATATCATTTGGACCACATCCTGCAAGAGGCTTCCGACGATGAGAGGCCCAGCAAGGTACAACTGCTTCTTCACCTCAATCACTACCAGCCTCTCCTCTCCTTTCTTGTGAACAAGGGGCTCCTCCATGCTTGAAAGTTGAAACTTGAAACTAAGGTATCTAGGTGCTGATTTACTGGTGAAATGAAGGGATATTTAACATGTACTATGTTTGAGCATGATTGGGACGATTCAGAGAGCAGCAGTCAAGTAGACTAAAGAATCTCTTTGGGAGACAAATTAAAGGAGGCAACTTGGCAGCCAAGTAAGTGGACTAAAAGAATCTATACGGGAGACAAAGGAGGCAGCATTGCAGTTAGGTTCAAACAACTCACGGAATAACTTTACTACCCGACAAACTATAGTGGGGTGGACAATTAACAATACATGCTCAAGCAGAGAAAGATTTCCATTTCTATGTCTTCTTGCTAAATGTTAgtgcacttagatgtgcaatactaatCAGCATGTTGAATGGTAGAAGCATATACTTcccccgtcccaaaataagtgttgttGACTTAGTACAACTTTttatttaggacggagggagtatataccaaGGTAATGAATGAAGGCTCTTGCCCACCTGTTGTCACTGTCATACCTTTTGAATACATCAATAATGCAGCCAATCGCTCTATTTTTATTCCGTCGTGTCTGACCACTCACGTGCTACGGCCTCCTTCATAGATATAAAAAGGGGCATTTCCCAAGATCCAAGGCCATTAGCAATCAATTGATTAGGACCTGCAAAAGTAAAAGAAAAATCATAACGGTTCTTGATTCCATTGGAGTTAGGTGAACATAAAGAACAAAAGCTCCCACGCTGTTCTTCAAAATCAGGCATCGCCGAGCTTGCAACAAAGGAAAAACACCCTAGTTTAATTTACAACCCTCAGTTTAGAACTAGTTAGGACGCACAACCTAACTAATGATACCGGTGAAATTACAATCCTGAGACAATGCGAAGGTGCCCAAAAATAAAACCAGTCAAACACCTGAACCATCCTACCACACTGAAATCAAGACTGAACATCCATATACAGTAACAATCACTCTTATTATCTAAAAATAATTAAATATGCACCAACGTTTCTTTTTTATGCCATGAGAACTGGTTAC
It contains:
- the LOC119339210 gene encoding protein DETOXIFICATION 16-like — its product is MSSSLDTLCGQAFGAKQHHLLGIYKQRAILVLTPVSVVVAVIWGYTGQILLLFGQDPEIAMEAGSYIRWMIPSLFVYGPLQCHVRFLQTQNMVLPVMLSSGITALNHILVCWLLVYKLGLGNKGAALANTISYLTNVSILALYIRISPSCRSTWTGLSTEAFRDILSFLRLAVPSALMVCWEWWSFELLILASGFLPNPKLEASVLSISVNTISLVFRVPYGLSAAISTRVSNELGAGRPDAARLATQVIMVLGIASSVSVALAIVLVRNLWGYAYSNDKEVVEYISRIMPIIAVAFLFDDMQCVLSGVVRGCGLQSIGSYVNLSAYYLVGIPAALCFAFIYHLGGVGLWMGITCALVVQTVLFMSITLRTNWDREASKARDRVSITSLPLDLAA